GCTGGCAACCGACATCTCGAAACCATCGGTGCTTATCGGACGCATACTGACGCCATGCAGATCGTCTCCGGACATCTGGACCGTCCCACGATTCATTTTGAAGCGCCGCCTTCAGAACAGGTGCCAGGCGAAATGGACCATTTCATTGCCTGGTTCAATGAGACGGCACCCAATGGCACGTCTCCCCTCCCCGCGCTGACACGCGGGGCGCTCAGCCATCTATGGTTTGAAAGCATTCATCCGTTTGAAGACGGCAATGGACGTCTTGGCCGTGCACTGGCCGAAAAAACCCTCGCGCAATCCTTGGGCCAACCCAGTCTGATCCTGCTCAGTTTTGCCATCGAACAGAACCGCAAAGCCTATTATGCGCAACTGGAACAGCATCAGCGCACGCTTGACGTGACAGAATGGCTGCTATGGTTTGGGCAAACCGTGCTGGCAGCGCAGCAACTCACCCTGCAACGGGTGCGTTTCTATATCGACAAAGCGCATTTTTATGACCGTTACCGGGGAGCCTTCAATCCACGGCAGGAAAAGGTCGTGGCGCGGTTGTTTGAAGCCGGTCCGGACGGCTTTGTTGGCGGTTTGAGTGCGGACAATTATCTCGCCATCACGAAAACCTCACGCGCAACTGCCACCCGCGATCTGCAGGATCTGGTCGACAAA
The genomic region above belongs to Ochrobactrum quorumnocens and contains:
- a CDS encoding Fic family protein, which encodes MTWNWVQPDWPNFRYDSAALHSLEHQFLLSSGEVIGAVRHIDQEQRNLLRIELLSDEAVKTSAIEGETLDRLSVQSSLRRQLGLATDRRSVQPREHGIAEMMIDVYGSYASLLDDATLLRWHQMLMAGNRHLETIGAYRTHTDAMQIVSGHLDRPTIHFEAPPSEQVPGEMDHFIAWFNETAPNGTSPLPALTRGALSHLWFESIHPFEDGNGRLGRALAEKTLAQSLGQPSLILLSFAIEQNRKAYYAQLEQHQRTLDVTEWLLWFGQTVLAAQQLTLQRVRFYIDKAHFYDRYRGAFNPRQEKVVARLFEAGPDGFVGGLSADNYLAITKTSRATATRDLQDLVDKGALTRQGQLRFTRYTLNWAPFND